From Streptomyces sp. TLI_053, a single genomic window includes:
- a CDS encoding alpha/beta hydrolase fold domain-containing protein codes for MDQELSLALDAVPMTPNGAFDLTDLATTRAAFRAQAEAAADSSPADPSVTVEEHLASRADRAHGPDVPVAVRLLRPTTAPGPLPVLLWFHGGGQVLGFAAQDEPWLTGLAAALGCAVAAVDYRLAPETPAPGAAEDGFTAYQWLCREADALGLDGARIGIAGQSGGGGIAAATALLVRDRGGAAPLFQSLTYPMLDDRNRTASSHEITDIGIWDRSTNLLAWQAILGDRTGTEDVCPYSAPSRADDLADLPPTFITVGDLDCFRDEDLDYATRLRAQGVPVELHLYPGAYHAFDLIAPGSRLATAFHRTWFDYLARQFAAVPVPG; via the coding sequence ATGGACCAGGAGCTGAGCCTGGCCCTCGACGCGGTCCCGATGACCCCCAACGGAGCGTTCGACCTGACCGACCTGGCCACGACGCGCGCGGCCTTCCGCGCCCAGGCCGAGGCCGCCGCCGACAGCTCGCCCGCCGACCCGTCGGTCACCGTCGAGGAACACCTCGCGAGCCGGGCGGACCGGGCGCACGGCCCCGACGTGCCGGTGGCCGTCCGCCTGCTGCGCCCCACCACCGCGCCCGGGCCCCTGCCGGTCCTGCTCTGGTTCCACGGCGGCGGCCAGGTGCTCGGCTTCGCCGCCCAGGACGAGCCGTGGCTGACCGGGCTGGCGGCGGCCCTCGGCTGCGCCGTCGCCGCGGTCGACTACCGGCTCGCCCCGGAGACGCCCGCCCCCGGCGCCGCCGAGGACGGTTTCACCGCCTACCAGTGGCTCTGCCGCGAGGCCGACGCCCTGGGCCTGGACGGCGCCCGCATCGGCATCGCCGGCCAGAGCGGGGGCGGCGGGATCGCGGCCGCCACGGCCCTCCTGGTCCGCGACCGCGGCGGCGCGGCACCGCTGTTCCAGTCGCTGACGTATCCCATGCTCGACGACCGCAACCGGACCGCGTCGAGTCACGAGATCACCGACATCGGCATCTGGGACCGTTCGACCAACCTGCTGGCCTGGCAGGCGATCCTGGGCGACCGCACCGGCACCGAGGACGTGTGCCCGTACTCGGCCCCCTCCCGCGCCGACGACCTCGCCGACCTGCCGCCCACCTTCATCACCGTCGGTGACCTCGACTGCTTCCGGGACGAGGACCTCGACTACGCCACCCGCCTGCGGGCCCAGGGCGTCCCGGTCGAGCTCCACCTCTACCCCGGTGCCTACCACGCGTTCGACCTCATCGCTCCCGGCTCCCGGCTGGCCACAGCCTTCCACCGGACCTGGTTCGACTACCTCGCCCGCCAGTTCGCCGCCGTACCGGTCCCGGGCTGA
- a CDS encoding RIO1 family regulatory kinase/ATPase: MRERFSETDSFSRIRAKGAPRRGRRSERFDDHEPEVVFRFDDHGAYAVAGDEYADFDAEQHDGHDGHGGAYENHGDSHDSYDDNPDGGPAEGDRWSTWDRSTPTEKGPEPRPDWVVTELAAVDTEFGLVKTGKEADVFLLERGVPGTDRRTLMAAKRYRDSQHRMFHRDSGYLEGRRHKESRIARAMAKRTAFGKEAIAAQWAGAEFTALCRLYSAGVAVPYPVQILGTEILMEFVGDESGAAAPRLAQLRAEEADVEDLWEQLGRSLSLLAVDGYAHGDLSAYNILVHEGRLVIIDVPQIVDVVANPRGRSFLERDVRNVGAWFVSRGLPERRVGELVESLEFDARLG; encoded by the coding sequence GTGCGCGAGCGCTTTTCCGAGACCGATTCCTTCTCCCGTATCCGCGCCAAGGGCGCACCCCGCCGCGGCCGCCGCTCCGAGCGGTTCGACGACCACGAGCCCGAGGTCGTGTTCCGGTTCGACGACCACGGGGCCTACGCCGTCGCCGGTGACGAGTACGCCGACTTCGACGCCGAGCAGCACGACGGCCACGACGGCCATGGCGGCGCGTACGAGAACCACGGCGACAGCCACGACAGTTACGACGACAACCCCGACGGCGGCCCGGCCGAGGGCGACCGCTGGTCGACCTGGGACCGGTCCACCCCCACCGAGAAGGGGCCCGAGCCGCGCCCCGACTGGGTGGTGACCGAACTCGCGGCCGTGGACACCGAATTCGGGCTGGTGAAGACCGGCAAGGAGGCGGACGTGTTCCTGCTGGAGCGCGGGGTGCCGGGCACGGACCGCCGCACCCTGATGGCGGCCAAGCGCTACCGCGACTCCCAGCACCGGATGTTCCACCGCGACTCCGGCTACCTGGAGGGGCGGCGGCACAAGGAGTCCCGGATCGCCCGGGCGATGGCCAAGCGGACCGCGTTCGGCAAGGAGGCCATCGCCGCGCAGTGGGCCGGCGCCGAGTTCACCGCGCTGTGCCGGCTGTACTCGGCCGGGGTGGCCGTTCCCTACCCGGTGCAGATCCTGGGCACGGAGATCCTGATGGAGTTCGTCGGCGACGAGAGCGGCGCCGCGGCGCCCCGGCTCGCGCAGCTGCGCGCGGAGGAGGCGGACGTCGAGGACCTGTGGGAGCAGCTGGGGCGGAGCCTGTCGTTGCTCGCGGTCGACGGCTACGCGCACGGGGATCTCTCGGCGTACAACATCCTGGTCCACGAAGGGCGGCTGGTGATCATCGATGTGCCGCAGATCGTGGACGTCGTCGCGAATCCCCGTGGCCGTTCGTTCCTGGAGCGGGACGTGCGCAACGTCGGCGCCTGGTTCGTCTCCCGGGGCCTGCCGGAACGGCGGGTCGGCGAGCTGGTCGAGTCCCTGGAGTTCGACGCCCGGCTGGGGTGA
- a CDS encoding DMT family transporter, translated as MSISAAGVAPRDGKALAAASTTVVLWASAFVAIRSANGHFGPGSLALGRLLVGTVALLGLLAYRREGLPPRAAWPGIAVSGLLWFGLYMVALNWGEKEVEAGTAAMLIGIGPVLIALLGGWLLREGLPSKLLAGMAVSLTGVIVVGLSMSGGEGSSVTGIGLCLLAAVAYAAGVVAQKPALRHATALQVTTFGCLIGAVACLPFAPQLASDLSAAPLSSTLDVVYLGLFPTALAFTTWAYALSRTTAARMGATTYSVPALVVAMAWLLLGETPALLTLAGGALCLAGVAVTRRT; from the coding sequence ATGAGCATCTCAGCGGCGGGCGTGGCCCCGAGGGACGGCAAGGCACTGGCGGCGGCCTCGACGACGGTGGTGCTGTGGGCATCCGCCTTCGTGGCGATCCGCAGCGCGAACGGACACTTCGGCCCCGGATCCCTGGCGCTCGGCCGCCTGCTGGTGGGCACGGTCGCCCTGCTCGGCCTGCTGGCCTACCGCCGGGAGGGCCTGCCCCCGCGCGCCGCCTGGCCGGGCATCGCCGTCTCGGGCCTGCTCTGGTTCGGCCTCTACATGGTCGCCCTGAACTGGGGCGAGAAGGAGGTCGAGGCGGGCACGGCGGCGATGCTGATCGGCATCGGCCCGGTCCTGATCGCCCTGCTGGGCGGCTGGCTGCTGCGCGAGGGCCTCCCGTCCAAGCTGCTCGCCGGGATGGCCGTCTCGCTGACCGGCGTGATCGTCGTCGGCCTCTCCATGTCGGGCGGCGAGGGCAGCTCGGTGACCGGCATCGGCCTGTGCCTGCTCGCGGCCGTCGCCTACGCGGCGGGCGTGGTCGCCCAGAAGCCCGCCCTGCGGCACGCCACCGCCCTCCAGGTGACGACCTTCGGCTGCCTGATCGGCGCCGTCGCCTGCCTCCCGTTCGCCCCCCAGCTGGCCTCGGACCTCTCCGCCGCCCCCCTGTCCTCCACCCTCGACGTGGTCTACCTCGGCCTGTTCCCCACCGCCCTGGCCTTCACCACCTGGGCCTACGCCCTCTCCCGCACCACCGCCGCCCGCATGGGCGCCACCACCTACTCCGTCCCCGCCCTCGTCGTCGCCATGGCCTGGCTCCTCCTCGGCGAAACCCCCGCTCTCCTCACCCTCGCCGGCGGCGCCCTCTGCCTCGCCGGCGTCGCCGTCACCCGCCGCACCTGA
- a CDS encoding ABATE domain-containing protein has protein sequence MEGEPKDPTPSPAGAGSTGSAGGTGAADGTREGRQRAKSDFRFDDARLCFAFAGTLADRGTGTPFERLLRPEDLSRWAVESACTTAAPPCTGADLDRARHLREAIHRTGRALAEAVPPAPEDIALVNRAAAEPPSMPELAPDAGTVRWHGDGITAVLSMVARDLISLCASEHRAHVRLCGNPDCAVPFVDTSRASARRWCSMKTCGALAKKRAYRARRQSPAQ, from the coding sequence ATGGAAGGCGAACCCAAGGACCCGACCCCGTCCCCGGCCGGCGCGGGAAGTACGGGCAGTGCAGGTGGAACAGGCGCTGCGGACGGAACCCGGGAGGGACGTCAACGCGCCAAGAGCGACTTCCGCTTCGACGACGCGCGGCTGTGCTTCGCCTTCGCCGGCACCCTGGCCGACCGCGGCACCGGCACGCCCTTCGAACGGCTGCTCCGGCCCGAGGACTTGAGCCGCTGGGCGGTGGAGAGCGCCTGCACCACGGCCGCACCGCCCTGCACCGGTGCCGACCTCGATCGGGCGCGACACCTCCGCGAGGCGATCCACCGGACCGGCCGGGCACTGGCGGAGGCCGTCCCGCCCGCCCCGGAGGACATCGCGCTGGTCAACCGCGCCGCCGCCGAGCCGCCCTCGATGCCCGAACTCGCCCCGGACGCCGGCACCGTGCGCTGGCACGGCGACGGGATCACAGCGGTGCTCTCCATGGTCGCCCGGGACCTGATCTCCCTCTGCGCCTCCGAGCACCGCGCCCACGTCCGCCTGTGCGGGAACCCCGACTGCGCGGTCCCCTTCGTCGACACCTCCCGTGCCAGCGCCCGCCGTTGGTGCTCCATGAAGACCTGCGGCGCCCTCGCCAAGAAGCGCGCCTACCGCGCGAGGCGGCAGTCACCGGCCCAGTGA
- a CDS encoding lipase family protein, which translates to MAVPALDHSTTRYSLQHAYWMARAAGLAPLEREAIEEQARAWGFQEVRHFESKHAMPFPIEDTQAYVMAGDRMIVVGFRGTEVLKIYDWLTDVNTPPVPGPANKGFVHYGFHQALQSVYPGIRDTVKELRTGNQSIWFTGHSLGGALAMLAGSRFYFEEPRLLPDGIYTFGQPRTCERQLAAAHNTAFRQRCYRFVNNNDIVPHLPPGPFFTHVDTLRYFDAGGHLHESMPLVAGLKDRAKGFATDLLAPETDAVRDHHLPNYLAAFEKSLAASG; encoded by the coding sequence ATGGCCGTTCCCGCGCTGGACCACTCGACGACCCGCTATTCCCTGCAGCACGCCTACTGGATGGCGCGCGCGGCGGGCCTGGCGCCGCTGGAACGCGAGGCCATCGAGGAGCAGGCGCGGGCCTGGGGCTTCCAGGAGGTCAGACACTTCGAGTCCAAGCACGCCATGCCGTTCCCGATCGAGGACACCCAGGCCTACGTCATGGCCGGTGACCGCATGATCGTCGTCGGGTTCCGCGGCACCGAGGTGCTCAAGATCTACGACTGGCTCACCGACGTGAACACCCCGCCGGTCCCCGGACCGGCGAACAAGGGCTTCGTGCACTACGGCTTCCACCAGGCCCTGCAGTCCGTCTACCCCGGGATCCGCGACACCGTGAAGGAACTGCGTACCGGGAACCAGAGCATCTGGTTCACCGGGCACAGCCTCGGCGGCGCCCTCGCGATGCTGGCCGGCAGCAGGTTCTACTTCGAGGAGCCGCGGCTCCTGCCGGACGGCATCTACACCTTCGGCCAGCCCCGGACGTGCGAGCGCCAGCTCGCCGCCGCCCACAACACGGCCTTCCGGCAGCGCTGCTACCGCTTCGTCAACAACAACGACATCGTCCCCCACCTGCCGCCCGGCCCGTTCTTCACCCACGTCGACACGCTGCGCTACTTCGACGCGGGCGGTCACCTCCACGAGTCCATGCCGCTCGTGGCGGGGCTGAAGGACCGGGCCAAGGGCTTCGCGACCGACCTGCTGGCCCCGGAGACGGACGCCGTCAGGGACCATCACCTGCCCAACTACCTGGCCGCGTTCGAGAAGAGCCTCGCCGCATCGGGCTGA
- a CDS encoding alcohol dehydrogenase catalytic domain-containing protein has translation MRAAVIEELHRPLVLRDVPDPVCPPDGAIVKVGANGICRTDWALWAGQFWTGGPRVEAPFVLGHEFAGTVVEVGRDVRGWKEGARVIFPMNPGEGSCEPCRSGNQHVCDHVDALVPGVSYWGAFAEYVMVRFADVNLVEVPEGVGFTDVAALACRYMTAFHGVVDQARVRGGEWVAVYGAGGGTGLSTVEIAAATGANVIAIDITDDKLDAARALGAVHTVNAAATDPVEAVKTLTGGGAQVSVDAVGIAAACRNSVLSLRTRGRHLQLGHTTAAEQGDVALPIDVMMVKELEFVSAFGMQGQRFGTMLNMIAAGRLAPGRIVSRTVGLHEASEVLESLETYGPTGVVVIDSFSA, from the coding sequence GTGCGCGCCGCAGTCATCGAGGAACTCCACCGGCCGCTCGTCCTCCGCGATGTGCCCGACCCCGTCTGCCCGCCGGACGGAGCGATCGTGAAGGTCGGGGCGAACGGCATCTGCCGGACCGACTGGGCGCTGTGGGCCGGGCAGTTCTGGACCGGCGGACCGCGGGTGGAGGCCCCGTTCGTGCTCGGCCACGAGTTCGCCGGCACCGTCGTGGAGGTCGGCCGCGACGTCCGGGGGTGGAAGGAGGGCGCTCGTGTCATCTTCCCGATGAACCCCGGCGAGGGCTCCTGCGAACCGTGCCGCAGTGGCAACCAGCACGTCTGCGACCATGTCGACGCGCTGGTGCCCGGGGTCTCGTACTGGGGCGCCTTCGCCGAGTACGTGATGGTCCGCTTCGCCGACGTCAACCTGGTCGAGGTGCCCGAGGGGGTCGGCTTCACCGACGTCGCCGCGCTGGCCTGCCGCTACATGACGGCCTTCCACGGGGTCGTCGACCAGGCCCGGGTCCGCGGCGGCGAGTGGGTCGCGGTGTACGGCGCCGGGGGCGGCACGGGCCTGTCGACGGTGGAGATCGCCGCGGCGACGGGTGCCAACGTCATCGCGATCGACATCACGGACGACAAGCTGGACGCCGCCCGCGCGCTCGGCGCGGTCCACACCGTGAACGCCGCCGCGACCGACCCCGTCGAGGCCGTGAAGACCCTCACCGGCGGCGGCGCCCAGGTATCGGTCGACGCCGTCGGCATCGCCGCCGCCTGCCGCAACTCCGTACTCTCCCTGCGCACCCGCGGCCGCCACCTCCAGCTCGGGCACACCACCGCCGCCGAACAGGGCGACGTCGCCCTGCCGATCGACGTCATGATGGTCAAGGAGCTGGAGTTCGTGAGCGCTTTCGGCATGCAGGGCCAGCGCTTCGGCACCATGTTGAACATGATCGCCGCCGGCCGGCTCGCCCCCGGCCGGATCGTCTCGCGCACCGTCGGCCTCCACGAGGCGAGCGAGGTCCTGGAGTCCCTGGAGACGTACGGACCGACCGGTGTCGTCGTCATCGACTCGTTCAGCGCCTGA
- a CDS encoding dihydrofolate reductase family protein yields MGIVQIELFATLDLVAQAPGGPDEDPVGFPFGGWQAPLLNEVTGAQIVAAYEGTDALLLGRRTYDIFAAYWPHQKDGEIAELFNRVPKYVASRGTPDLPWDGSTQLGPDLAAAVREIRDRHENVKVVGSLDLVQTLLRERLFDRLDLWVHPIVLGVGKKVFDGGAVPTNLALLEPPVAGPEGTVYLRYARTDGTPATGDMSAPDRGLGRDGDNGSGNDGGSGTGGTSNGR; encoded by the coding sequence ATGGGAATCGTCCAGATCGAACTGTTCGCCACCCTCGACCTCGTCGCGCAGGCGCCCGGCGGACCGGACGAGGACCCGGTCGGGTTCCCGTTCGGGGGCTGGCAGGCGCCCCTGCTGAACGAGGTCACCGGGGCGCAGATCGTCGCCGCGTACGAGGGCACGGACGCCCTGCTGCTCGGCCGGCGGACGTACGACATCTTCGCCGCGTACTGGCCGCACCAGAAGGACGGCGAGATCGCCGAGCTGTTCAACCGCGTCCCGAAGTACGTGGCCTCCCGCGGCACGCCGGACCTCCCCTGGGACGGCTCCACGCAGCTCGGCCCGGACCTGGCCGCCGCCGTGCGCGAGATCCGTGACCGGCACGAGAACGTGAAGGTCGTCGGCAGCCTCGACCTGGTGCAGACGCTGCTGCGGGAGCGGCTGTTCGACCGCCTCGACCTCTGGGTGCACCCGATCGTGCTCGGCGTCGGGAAGAAGGTGTTCGACGGCGGCGCCGTTCCCACCAACCTCGCCCTCCTCGAGCCGCCGGTCGCCGGACCGGAGGGCACCGTCTACCTGCGCTACGCCCGCACCGACGGCACCCCGGCGACGGGCGACATGAGCGCGCCGGACCGGGGGCTGGGGCGCGACGGCGACAACGGCAGCGGCAACGACGGTGGCAGCGGCACCGGCGGCACCAGCAACGGCCGGTGA
- a CDS encoding DUF4232 domain-containing protein, translating into MSARRTLLVPAALVGVLLAASGCGPDDPTGPGPAQAATGTPTAGPTGAPTGGATAAPTGAPAAPPKTTVPTAPTVPTAAATPSGATPPSGATAAPGATAAPGGGGADDSYAYTHPCDAKDLAIRVTTRPEAPSQRVIEVRNQGARSCGLSYFPLVSVGDSHAADRGKDIRPLVPGGLGGPPAYPVGAGRTAFAVIDLNPGGGTAASASGVDELNVVADGDHMPTAEARNFPLGSGAKVRAPRLGLYRATVADAVASAATADQKQA; encoded by the coding sequence ATGTCGGCTCGCCGCACTCTGCTCGTTCCGGCCGCGCTCGTCGGCGTCCTCCTCGCGGCGAGCGGCTGCGGACCCGACGACCCCACCGGTCCGGGGCCGGCGCAGGCCGCGACCGGGACGCCGACGGCGGGCCCGACCGGCGCTCCGACCGGTGGCGCGACCGCTGCTCCGACCGGCGCTCCGGCCGCACCGCCGAAGACCACGGTGCCCACAGCGCCGACGGTGCCCACGGCGGCGGCGACGCCCTCCGGTGCGACGCCCCCGTCCGGTGCGACGGCCGCGCCCGGTGCGACGGCCGCGCCCGGCGGCGGAGGTGCCGATGATTCCTACGCCTACACCCACCCCTGTGACGCCAAGGACCTGGCGATACGGGTGACCACCCGCCCCGAGGCGCCGAGCCAGCGGGTGATCGAGGTCCGCAACCAGGGCGCGCGCTCCTGCGGCCTGAGCTACTTCCCGCTGGTCAGCGTGGGCGACTCGCACGCCGCCGACCGTGGCAAGGACATCCGGCCGCTGGTCCCGGGCGGGCTGGGCGGCCCGCCCGCCTACCCGGTCGGCGCGGGCAGGACGGCGTTCGCCGTGATCGACCTCAACCCCGGTGGCGGAACCGCCGCGTCCGCGAGCGGGGTCGACGAGCTGAACGTGGTGGCCGACGGCGACCACATGCCGACCGCCGAGGCCCGGAACTTCCCGCTCGGCTCCGGCGCGAAGGTGCGGGCGCCCAGGCTGGGCCTCTACCGGGCCACCGTCGCCGACGCGGTCGCCAGCGCCGCCACCGCGGACCAGAAGCAGGCGTAG
- a CDS encoding alpha/beta hydrolase produces the protein MVGAAQFHAWDVRESGPPDAPHRVLLLPGGMCGTTFFADVTAAPALADAPVRLIAATVPGHAGTIAPVDVSIENYAAITGTFAAERGCTAVVGHSIGANVALEMVAGGHFSGPVVLLSPTFSRPDESKALAVASALGRVPGLGALVWPVMLWMTPKILAEGFPERRRAELVADLKRNSPSFCNRAIAEYFAYLDRHGNLVPRLCESGARAWVVRGDRDEVGLTDTERAALEACPSATLVEVPDSGHMVMVEQPEAVARLVADVVLGDG, from the coding sequence ATGGTCGGTGCCGCGCAGTTCCACGCCTGGGACGTACGGGAGTCCGGTCCGCCCGACGCCCCGCACCGGGTCCTCCTCCTGCCCGGCGGGATGTGCGGCACGACCTTCTTCGCCGACGTGACGGCCGCCCCCGCACTCGCCGACGCACCGGTCCGACTGATCGCGGCGACCGTCCCCGGCCACGCCGGCACGATCGCGCCCGTGGACGTGTCGATCGAGAACTACGCGGCGATCACCGGCACCTTCGCGGCCGAACGCGGCTGCACGGCCGTGGTGGGCCACAGCATCGGCGCCAACGTCGCGCTGGAGATGGTGGCCGGCGGACACTTCTCCGGGCCGGTGGTACTGCTCTCACCCACGTTCTCCCGGCCGGACGAGTCCAAGGCGCTCGCGGTCGCCTCGGCACTCGGCCGGGTCCCGGGGCTGGGCGCCCTGGTCTGGCCGGTCATGCTGTGGATGACGCCGAAGATCCTGGCCGAGGGCTTCCCGGAACGGCGCCGGGCGGAGCTCGTAGCCGATCTGAAGCGCAACTCCCCGTCGTTCTGCAACCGCGCCATCGCCGAGTACTTCGCCTACCTCGACCGGCACGGCAACCTCGTCCCCCGGCTGTGCGAGTCCGGTGCCCGCGCCTGGGTGGTGCGCGGCGACCGGGACGAGGTCGGGCTCACGGACACCGAGCGCGCCGCCCTCGAGGCCTGCCCCTCCGCCACCCTGGTGGAGGTCCCCGACAGCGGGCACATGGTGATGGTGGAGCAGCCCGAGGCGGTGGCCCGCCTGGTCGCCGACGTCGTGCTCGGCGACGGCTGA
- a CDS encoding alpha/beta hydrolase has protein sequence MTGAAVPRTRWIARPDAVLRGEEVGAGPTYVLLHAGGERRHVWAPVSKALVDAGFRCVAFDQRGHGDSDGDARTLAACAEDVAAVVCGEPSGCVVVGASLGGLAAVAALTDPAVRARVAGLVLVDVVPCLDAPRVRAFLAAGGLAGAYAELVEDILAHVPVLRQVTAELDLPVLLVHGGTGSSVGAEDIDELLRLAPHTTVLPVRDAGHLIAREQPAALARTVIAATAAWHGAR, from the coding sequence ATGACGGGCGCTGCCGTCCCGCGAACGCGGTGGATCGCCCGCCCCGACGCGGTCCTGCGTGGCGAGGAGGTCGGTGCCGGACCGACCTACGTCCTGCTCCACGCCGGTGGCGAACGCCGTCACGTGTGGGCGCCGGTCAGCAAGGCCCTCGTCGACGCCGGATTCCGCTGCGTGGCCTTCGACCAGCGAGGTCATGGTGACAGCGACGGCGACGCCCGAACGCTGGCGGCGTGCGCGGAGGACGTCGCCGCCGTGGTGTGCGGCGAGCCGTCGGGCTGCGTGGTCGTCGGCGCTTCGCTGGGCGGACTCGCCGCCGTGGCCGCCCTCACCGATCCGGCCGTGCGAGCGAGGGTGGCAGGGCTGGTCCTGGTCGACGTCGTCCCCTGTCTCGACGCCCCCCGGGTCCGCGCCTTCCTCGCCGCCGGCGGCCTGGCCGGCGCATACGCGGAACTCGTCGAGGACATCCTCGCTCATGTGCCCGTGCTCCGGCAGGTCACCGCGGAGCTAGACCTGCCCGTCCTGCTCGTCCACGGTGGTACCGGATCGTCGGTCGGCGCCGAGGACATCGACGAGTTGCTGCGGCTGGCTCCGCACACCACGGTCCTGCCCGTCCGCGACGCCGGACACCTCATCGCCCGCGAGCAGCCTGCGGCGCTGGCCCGGACCGTCATCGCCGCCACCGCCGCCTGGCACGGCGCGCGGTAA